In a single window of the Methanofollis ethanolicus genome:
- a CDS encoding SagB/ThcOx family dehydrogenase, protein MNTALIVLLAATVVLVGLAAVFLGQETGVAGESENETVKLPQPQTAGSISVEEALAGRRSVRDYGAAPITLADLGQLLWAAQGVTDVRGYRTAPSAGALYPLEVTVAAGDVADLPAGVYRYVPSGHLLYRLADGDARSALAGAALDQSAIEEATAVIAISGVYGRTTGKYGERGIRYVHMEAGHASQNIYLQAVSLGIGTVSIGAFDDEGVGKVLMMEEDERPLYLMPVGKM, encoded by the coding sequence ATGAACACGGCACTCATCGTCCTCCTGGCGGCGACGGTCGTACTGGTCGGCCTGGCCGCGGTCTTTCTGGGCCAGGAGACGGGCGTCGCCGGGGAGAGTGAGAACGAGACGGTGAAACTCCCGCAGCCGCAGACGGCGGGCAGTATCTCGGTCGAGGAGGCGCTCGCGGGGCGGCGGTCTGTCCGCGACTACGGCGCCGCCCCCATCACCCTCGCCGACCTCGGGCAACTCCTCTGGGCGGCCCAGGGGGTGACAGACGTCCGCGGCTACAGGACGGCGCCGTCGGCCGGGGCGCTCTACCCGCTTGAGGTCACCGTGGCGGCCGGCGACGTCGCCGACCTCCCCGCGGGGGTCTATCGCTACGTCCCGTCCGGCCACCTGCTCTACCGCCTCGCCGACGGCGACGCGAGGTCGGCCCTCGCCGGCGCCGCCCTCGACCAGTCGGCCATCGAGGAGGCGACGGCGGTCATCGCGATCTCCGGCGTGTACGGGCGCACGACCGGAAAATACGGGGAGAGGGGGATCAGGTACGTGCACATGGAGGCAGGCCACGCCTCCCAGAACATCTACCTCCAGGCCGTCTCCCTGGGGATAGGGACGGTCTCGATCGGGGCCTTCGACGACGAAGGCGTCGGAAAAGTGCTGATGATGGAGGAGGACGAGCGCCCCCTCTACCTGATGCCGGTCGGGAAGATGTGA
- a CDS encoding cupin domain-containing protein has protein sequence MHRTASLLLICILLSAGCLSAPPQQEENVRLITPPEGFSLFDGQGTYVGIIGNETPDIPANYSMGIVTIPPGNATPLHRLIGSTEFVSLIGGAAEIRCDNHTVTAREGETVLLPAGVLQSIASVGTTDLRYVDAVQPPFTAAIEISGDDLAALNMATDGVPVVIPDPRAGMAWDMGSDMMIYTLANPVLMKEMALPIDYSVAYVELLPGGSIGYNRLKGSSEVILVISGEVEVFTPEGNAIRVPAGSAAYVQPDRMKGYRNVAAANATMLSFVDPAWTLEKTEMLE, from the coding sequence ATGCACAGGACCGCTTCTCTTCTGCTTATCTGCATCCTCCTCTCTGCCGGTTGCCTCTCGGCGCCCCCCCAGCAGGAGGAGAATGTCCGTCTGATCACGCCGCCGGAGGGTTTCTCCCTCTTCGACGGCCAGGGCACCTACGTCGGGATCATCGGCAACGAGACCCCCGATATCCCGGCGAACTACAGCATGGGGATTGTCACCATCCCGCCCGGCAACGCGACGCCCCTGCACAGGCTGATCGGGAGCACCGAGTTCGTCTCTCTGATCGGCGGCGCGGCCGAGATCAGGTGCGACAACCATACCGTAACCGCCCGCGAAGGCGAGACCGTCCTCCTGCCCGCGGGAGTGCTCCAGTCGATCGCCTCTGTCGGGACGACCGACCTCCGGTATGTCGACGCGGTCCAGCCTCCCTTCACCGCAGCGATCGAGATCTCGGGAGACGACCTGGCCGCCCTCAATATGGCGACAGACGGCGTGCCTGTCGTCATCCCCGACCCGAGGGCCGGGATGGCGTGGGACATGGGCTCGGACATGATGATCTATACCCTCGCCAATCCGGTGCTGATGAAGGAGATGGCCCTCCCCATCGACTACAGCGTCGCCTATGTCGAACTCCTCCCCGGCGGGTCGATCGGCTACAACCGTCTCAAAGGGTCGTCAGAGGTGATCCTCGTCATCAGCGGCGAAGTCGAGGTCTTCACGCCGGAAGGAAACGCCATACGGGTGCCTGCCGGCAGTGCCGCGTACGTCCAGCCCGACCGGATGAAGGGCTACCGGAATGTCGCGGCCGCGAACGCCACGATGCTGAGCTTCGTCG